The window TTGCCCCCCTTTCCCTGCGCCTAGGATGAACTTTTCGATGAGGTCTTCCTCTCGAATTCCTAGACGTTCCATTTCTTTTTCAATCGATTCTTTATTCATAAAAAAAGGATAGGCTTAAAGGCCTACCCTAAAACATTTGATAAGAGATAAGCAAGCTTTAAGCGTTCTTATCTTCTTTGTTATCTTCAGTTGTCTCTTCAACAACAACAGTTTCATCATCTCCATCTGTATTAACATCTTCATCAGCAAATACTGAGTAAGAGAAAAGGCTGAAGATAGGTAGGGCTAACATTAGAAACTTTTTCATAACGTATCCTTGGATTATGGATTAAAAATAAGTTATCTTTAACTTAACAATTCTTAATATTTATGGCAAGTTGCTGCTTCTTTTGCCTCAACCCTTCCCGAATTTTTAAACCTTTCCCTTTTTCTCTTCCTTTTTTTGCAGCAGCTTCGGAGTGGTGGTAAGAAACCTTCCGTGATGTGATTTGGGGATAGATCGCAGCGAGACTTTTTTCAATTTGAATCAGGGTCCTGCTTGTTGGCAACCCTTTTTTTTCATACCCTTCGGCAATGCCGCGGAAGAAGGAGTTTTTTGCAACGGTTCCTTTGAGGCGGGGCTCCTCTTTTTTGGCCTCTTTCCAAAGGAGTTCAAAGTGATGGTCGAGAAAGTGGGCGACATACTCAGCCACTTCGATATTGAGGGGATCGCCTAAAATCTCGAGGTATAGAACCCCTTTTCCATGGTTAAAGATCGGATAGACAAAGAAGAGGCGGAGAATCGAGGCGATCGCTTGGAGCTTGGCGCTTCCCCGCTTTTTTTGGAGGACGCGGAGGAGATGAATCGGGTCATCCTCTTCATGAAATTTAACGTTATACTTTGCCAAGAGCTCTTGCGCTTTGAGGGTGGCTGCTTCGGCCTCTTTGGGCTCGGGGCTTGTAGCAAGAGAGAGGAGTTTGCGCACTTTATCGACGATCTGCTTATTTTTGACTGCTTTTTCTATGGAGACTTGGGCGCGGGCGACTTCGGTAGACCAACCATATTTTTTGCAGATTTCTCGAAACTCTTTTCCATGAGGGGAGACATCAGGTCCATGCTCAATGAAGGTCATGTAGTGGGCCAGCTCATGGCGTAAGAGGTCTTTGATCGTTTCCTCCTCTTCAAGGAGGAAGAGTTTGTTGATCCCAATCTCATAGAGGTCGTGCTGGAAGTAGCCAAGTTTTG is drawn from Candidatus Neptunochlamydia vexilliferae and contains these coding sequences:
- a CDS encoding SprT-like domain-containing protein, with product MEILYSKTILAFLKKVKGLAQEILTEEMSLPVGRSRFHIGALSYPLHFTVFDHPSKLGYFQHDLYEIGINKLFLLEEEETIKDLLRHELAHYMTFIEHGPDVSPHGKEFREICKKYGWSTEVARAQVSIEKAVKNKQIVDKVRKLLSLATSPEPKEAEAATLKAQELLAKYNVKFHEEDDPIHLLRVLQKKRGSAKLQAIASILRLFFVYPIFNHGKGVLYLEILGDPLNIEVAEYVAHFLDHHFELLWKEAKKEEPRLKGTVAKNSFFRGIAEGYEKKGLPTSRTLIQIEKSLAAIYPQITSRKVSYHHSEAAAKKGREKGKGLKIREGLRQKKQQLAINIKNC